In Zygosaccharomyces rouxii strain CBS732 chromosome D complete sequence, one DNA window encodes the following:
- the MSB1 gene encoding Msb1p (some similarities with uniprot|P21339 Saccharomyces cerevisiae YOR188W MSB1 Protein involved in positive regulation of both 1 3-beta-glucan synthesis and the Pkc1p-MAPK pathway potential Cdc28p substrate multicopy suppressor of temperature-sensitive mutations in CDC24 and CDC42 and of mutations in BEM4): MSVPHSKNLKGLNLNLEDDEFEFFHEFNRDKVKSVIHLITVELKERATDVEFLMIPFRPQQTNENLLRMLNAMFPQGNGQPVTDAKLQKIVAHTEVHTLFQGLKYIWCRLEDGEVVGWRSYLQFKLREKIKNYPKKAFLELMPQCLDSPSHASIVYDFFDLIVTISANSRVNKMSARKISKMFAIWAFGKAVPNPSLADYDFDDKRTLPNNSFQDGLDQWIPATDAMFHLLLAFLKSFVPEDLETAQLPRTLKSLLFNNEYPPEKSNAYSSETILTIPLVTLETDHFSRKPWQLLERCNELLDFSDYDAFEAREDYALLKSLFKKKNNVEGISRKMSQESRRIMKEMSTRHSTFQSGWAPRKCVPNYENFSENISVKRVDIDDYFIWTWLSSLSSEQTSERKKTFGRSLILEFEFDGFKKWVLFQESDVIITHYKRGSNSYGKEGSRVASNASSNNSTIEKPLSKQPRTRNVTPTYEKFQKQVVPNSPATDQNEVTTPEGYHTVISRDVLEKNKDKHNVNLHSLEQKISSFWNPLHKVKKKNKSPRSSSTESKEITNTANDSAQEPVGSKKPENSPMPDAVPVMATKEKNPTPKIIKKPISPPDSYETFRESPHLQNGEQTTSEDTMKELKGIVEDMMAEDKSGLESNETVTNSNSAKETFESLTKFDKYKSSQISDGEIQSLTSTVPSLRIPSDEDDDGDDDIDRDSPKIGSVAHNDTSESSSYYDTPTSAHAPVDFYRQRQLPVTPHTKTPRNSAHGNRSVPELPLHSQVHAAPQSGARVPKHSSTPHGQKLPQYQTSPSDPLLVAGPNNNNGGNHVGHKPGQPPPLKGIPRAGYSQPPLHQMAPNMPSSPSQVMLNPYKPRPQAGPVGPGGGHENFAVPQGAPYPGTPPQGKKGYPIVPQVVPQAVKHPGPGPVSPQMPPLSPGMPSSPQMRQAPRSPHMRQQMSPQMGYGGYPPYSRNSYGRPQRAMQPGHMNPMQGVPPMQGMPPMQGMPPMQGMPPMQGMPVPKSPSMMEPMQGVPNFHAQGGKNYERRQVQKKLHDNIRSGNFGI; encoded by the coding sequence ATGAGTGTGCCtcattcaaaaaatttaaaaggtttaaacctgaatttagaagatgatgaatttgaattttttcatgaGTTTAATCGTGATAAAGTGAAGAGTGTAATCCATTTGATTACTGTTGAATTAAAGGAAAGAGCCACAGatgtagaatttttgatgATACCATTTAGGCCCCAACAGACAAATGAAAATCTTTTAAGGATGCTGAATGCCATGTTCCCACAGGGCAATGGACAACCTGTAACTGATGcgaaattacaaaaaattgttgcCCACACAGAGGTTCATACATTGTTTCAAGGATTGAAATATATTTGGTGTAGattagaagatggtgaagttGTTGGATGGAGATCATATTTGCAGTTTAAATTGagagaaaagatcaagaattaTCCCAAGAAGGCATTTTTAGAATTGATGCCACAATGTTTAGATTCACCAAGCCACGCATCGATAGTTTACgatttttttgatttaatcGTTACAATCTCTGCAAATTCAAGAGTGAATAAAATGAGCGCTAGGaaaatctcaaaaatgTTTGCAATTTGGGCATTTGGTAAAGCAGTTCCAAATCCTTCGTTAGCAGATTACGattttgatgataaaaGAACGTTACCAAATAATTCGTTTCAAGATGGGTTAGATCAATGGATTCCTGCTACAGATGCGATGTTCCATTTATTATTagcatttttgaaaagttttgttcctgaagatttagaaacCGCTCAACTGCCGCGCACTTTAAAGAGTTTATTATTTAATAACGAGTATCCACctgaaaaatccaatgCATACAGTTCAGAAACAATTCTAACCATTCCATTGGTAACTCTAGAGACTGATCATTTTTCGAGAAAACCCTGGCAGTTATTGGAAAGATGTAATGAACTGTTAGATTTTTCTGATTACGATGCATTCGAGGCAAGAGAGGATTATGCATTATTGAAGTCattgttcaaaaagaaaaataacGTAGAGGGAATCAGTCGTAAGATGTCACAGGAGTCTCGTAGAATCATGAAAGAAATGTCAACAAGGCATTCAACTTTTCAATCAGGTTGGGCGCCAAGGAAATGTGTACCCAATTacgaaaatttttcagaaaATATTAGTGTGAAAAGagttgatattgatgacTATTTCATTTGGACTTGGTTATCGTCATTATCCAGCGAACAAACTTCGGAGAGGAAGAAAACTTTTGGTAGGTCATTAATattagaatttgaatttgatggatttaaGAAGTGGGttcttttccaagaaaGTGATGTTATCATTACACATTATAAGCGTGGTTCAAATTCTTATGGAAAAGAAGGTAGTCGTGTGGCGTCGAACGCTTCAAGCAATAATTCTACTATTGAAAAACCATTGTCCAAGCAACCAAGGACCCGTAATGTAACTCCAACGTACgagaaatttcaaaagcaAGTTGTCCCCAATTCCCCTGCAACTGATCAAAATGAAGTCACAACACCAGAAGGGTATCACACGGTAATTAGTAGAGATGTACtagaaaagaataaagatAAGCATAATGTTAATCTACATTCATTGGaacaaaaaatttcatcattttggaATCCCTTGCATAAAgttaaaaagaagaataaatcACCAAGAAGTTCTTCGACTGAAAGCAAAGAAATTACGAACACTGCTAATGATAGTGCGCAGGAACCTGTCGGCTCCAAGAAACCtgaaaattcaccaatgcCAGATGCCGTACCTGTAATGGCTACCAAGGAAAAAAATCCAACTCCAAAGATTATCAAGAAACCTATATCACCTCCGGATTCCTATGAAACATTTAGGGAATCACCACATTTGCAGAATGGTGAACAGACAACTTCAGAGGACACcatgaaagaattgaagggAATCGTTGAAGATATGATGGCTGAGGATAAAAGTGGACTTGAATCAAATGAAACAGTTACTAATTCGAACTCTGCAAAGGAAACTTTTGAATCCTTGACTAAATTTGACAAATATAAATCTTCTCAGATATCAGATGGTGAAATTCAATCTTTGACCTCAACAGTACCTTCACTAAGAATACCgagtgatgaagatgatgatggagATGATGATATAGATAGAGATAGCCCCAAAATTGGTTCCGTCGCCCATAACGATACTTCTGAAAGTTCCTCCTATTACGATACCCCCACAAGTGCACATGCACCAGTTGATTTTTACCGACAACGTCAATTACCTGTAACCCCACATACTAAGACCCCACGTAATAGTGCTCATGGTAACCGTTCTGTTCCAGAGCTACCGTTGCATTCGCAGGTACATGCAGCTCCGCAATCTGGAGCCAGAGTACCTAAACACTCATCTACTCCACATGGGCAGAAATTACCGCAATATCAAACCTCACCTAGTGATCCTCTCCTAGTAGCAGGACCtaacaataacaatggTGGTAATCATGTTGGTCATAAGCCAGGACAACCTCCGCCTTTGAAAGGAATACCACGTGCAGGTTACAGTCAACCTCCATTGCACCAAATGGCTCCTAATATGCCCTCTTCACCCTCGCAGGTGATGTTAAATCCATACAAACCTAGACCTCAAGCTGGTCCCGTAGGCCCTGGTGGTGGACATGAAAATTTTGCAGTTCCTCAAGGTGCGCCATATCCTGGTACACCTCCACAGGGTAAGAAAGGCTATCCAATCGTCCCACAAGTGGTTCCTCAGGCAGTTAAACACCCAGGTCCAGGTCCAGTTTCGCCACAAATGCCGCCGCTATCACCAGGAATGCCATCTTCACCACAAATGAGGCAAGCTCCTAGATCACCTCATATGCGTCAACAAATGTCACCACAAATGGGGTACGGCGGATACCCACCATATTCCAGGAATAGTTATGGAAGACCACAAAGAGCCATGCAACCAGGACATATGAATCCCATGCAGGGAGTGCCACCAATGCAGGGAATGCCACCAATGCAGGGAATGCCACCAATGCAGGGAATGCCACCAATGCAAGGAATGCCAGTTCCAAAGAGTCCAAGCATGATGGAACCAATGCAGGGTGTACCAAATTTCCATGCTCAGGGTGGTAAAAATTATGAAAGACGTCAAGTGCAAAAGAAACTACACGATAATATTAGAAGTGGTAATTTTGGTATATAG
- the IES4 gene encoding Ies4p (some similarities with uniprot|Q08561 Saccharomyces cerevisiae YOR189W IES4), with amino-acid sequence MSQDKNQLSPTVSHSSSVDHTTEPPQQNKPKDKNEPVLPWEDKTCGVKVRSFAGYDLNFTGWVRKDITEKREKEEQERLEREREAEQQEQEHGDEQEDEHEHEHEHEHENDNDNENENENENENEHENENENENDNDNENENENDQDQDQDQDQDAL; translated from the coding sequence ATGTCTCAAGATAAGAATCAATTGTCCCCAACGGTTTCTCATTCGAGTTCCGTTGACCATACAACTGAACCACCTCAACAGAACAAaccaaaggataaaaaCGAACCAGTACTGCCATGGGAAGACAAAACATGTGGGGTTAAAGTAAGATCCTTTGCAGGCTACGATCTAAATTTCACTGGATGGGTTAGAAAAGATATCACAGAgaagagagaaaaagagGAGCAAGAAAGATTGGAAAGAGAACGTGAAGCTGAGCAGCAGGAGCAGGAACATGGAGACGAACAAGAGGATGAACATGAACATGAACATGAACATGAACATGAAAACGacaatgataatgaaaacgAAAACGAAAACGAAAACGAAAACGAGCATGAGAACGAAAACGAGAATGAGAACGACAACGACAacgaaaatgaaaatgaaaatgatcaaGATCAGGATCAGGATCAGGATCAAGACGCGTTGTGA